In a genomic window of Octadecabacter temperatus:
- a CDS encoding dipeptide/oligopeptide/nickel ABC transporter permease/ATP-binding protein, whose protein sequence is MSTVISKNSVSKTSKATPDTPNRRLLRNLRSQPRVVFALVIIAIEIFIAVFAPWIAPHDPSAQSLRNVLVGPSMDHLLGTDDLGRDVFSQLIWGYRYAAISILVGVSTAALIGIPTGLAAGYFGGRTERSIMWVVNLFIALPGLIMLIAAFTLLPPGLIPAMAAVGVLLSAIYVRHARAAVLAQREQTYVENAKVLGFSDFHIILREILPNALPPLIVLMAITMGVVIVLESELSFLGLGVPLDTPTWGRMLATARELLIREPFLIVPPGIALILNVVAFNLLADGILRALDRKHDIPTPSKVMMALHGGGLPNDRQASDDATVEKGLQLSNVSVSIPAVRGEPIRLIRDVAFSLKPGETVGVVGESGSGKSMTAYSIVGMLPSAILVNEGSIKLDGQELVGNSRDEWEQIRGRRIAIMYQEPHASMNPTRTVGSQLREVIKHHQGLDTNAATAVALELLSKVRIPNPQEIINTYPHQLSGGMAQRVGLARVLACKPETLIVDEPTSALDVTVQGQVLDLLKEIQADMGMSLLFISHDMGAIAEICDQVVVMYAGEVVEDGPVGELFKRPRHPYTAALLNASPEPEIVSDEMFVIEGSVPSATEFPLGCRFHARCDFAHDACAAGPVAMFTLTEDHHARCRRVDELDFNLRDRTPL, encoded by the coding sequence ATGAGCACAGTCATTTCCAAAAACTCCGTTTCCAAGACTTCTAAGGCGACGCCTGACACGCCGAACCGACGGCTTTTGCGTAACCTTCGAAGCCAACCGCGCGTTGTCTTTGCGCTCGTCATCATCGCCATTGAGATATTTATAGCTGTCTTTGCACCTTGGATTGCGCCGCATGATCCTTCTGCGCAAAGCCTGCGCAACGTGTTGGTCGGACCAAGCATGGATCATTTGCTTGGCACGGATGATCTCGGTCGCGACGTATTCAGCCAGCTGATCTGGGGCTATCGATACGCAGCCATTTCTATTCTGGTTGGAGTAAGCACAGCCGCGCTTATCGGGATACCAACCGGACTAGCTGCGGGCTATTTTGGTGGACGTACTGAGCGTTCAATTATGTGGGTCGTGAATCTGTTCATCGCGTTGCCTGGCCTCATTATGCTGATTGCCGCATTCACATTGCTGCCTCCCGGGCTTATCCCCGCAATGGCGGCGGTTGGTGTTTTGCTGTCAGCGATCTATGTCCGACACGCGCGAGCAGCGGTGCTTGCGCAGCGCGAACAAACCTACGTTGAAAACGCCAAAGTGCTTGGTTTTTCCGATTTCCACATCATCCTGCGTGAGATTTTGCCAAACGCGTTGCCACCGTTGATCGTTCTGATGGCGATCACCATGGGTGTCGTGATTGTACTGGAGTCCGAGCTGAGTTTCTTGGGGCTTGGCGTGCCGCTAGATACCCCGACTTGGGGCCGTATGCTTGCCACCGCTCGGGAATTGCTCATCAGAGAACCGTTCCTCATCGTTCCACCAGGCATCGCGCTGATCCTCAACGTGGTTGCGTTCAACCTTCTCGCCGATGGGATCCTGCGAGCATTGGATCGCAAGCACGACATTCCGACGCCAAGCAAGGTCATGATGGCTTTGCACGGTGGTGGCCTGCCCAATGACCGCCAAGCCAGTGACGACGCCACAGTTGAAAAGGGTCTCCAGCTTTCAAACGTTTCTGTGTCGATACCGGCCGTTCGGGGGGAACCGATCAGGCTCATTCGCGATGTCGCGTTTTCCCTTAAGCCCGGCGAAACTGTGGGCGTGGTGGGCGAGTCCGGTTCAGGAAAAAGCATGACCGCCTATTCCATTGTCGGGATGCTGCCCTCAGCGATCTTGGTCAATGAGGGCTCAATCAAGCTTGATGGGCAAGAACTTGTCGGGAACAGCCGTGATGAATGGGAACAGATCCGTGGCCGTCGCATCGCCATCATGTATCAAGAACCCCACGCGTCAATGAACCCGACCCGAACGGTGGGGTCCCAATTGCGCGAAGTGATCAAACATCACCAAGGTCTCGATACAAATGCCGCAACCGCAGTCGCGCTCGAGCTGTTGAGCAAAGTTCGCATTCCAAACCCGCAAGAGATCATCAACACCTATCCGCACCAGTTGTCAGGCGGCATGGCTCAGCGCGTCGGTCTTGCTCGCGTGCTCGCGTGTAAACCTGAAACCCTGATCGTTGATGAACCGACCAGTGCCCTCGACGTTACGGTACAGGGTCAAGTGCTCGATTTATTGAAAGAGATCCAAGCCGACATGGGAATGTCGCTTCTCTTCATATCCCACGACATGGGTGCCATTGCCGAAATCTGTGATCAGGTGGTTGTAATGTACGCGGGCGAAGTCGTTGAAGACGGGCCGGTTGGCGAGTTGTTTAAACGCCCTCGCCACCCTTACACCGCAGCGTTGTTGAACGCTTCTCCTGAGCCCGAGATTGTTTCGGATGAGATGTTCGTTATCGAAGGCAGTGTTCCTTCAGCCACTGAATTCCCGCTTGGGTGCCGCTTCCACGCACGGTGTGACTTTGCGCACGACGCTTGCGCAGCAGGGCCGGTCGCTATGTTTACGCTGACAGAAGACCACCATGCCCGTTGTCGACGCGTCGATGAATTAGACTTCAACTTGCGAGATCGGACGCCATTATGA
- a CDS encoding ABC transporter ATP-binding protein produces MTTPMLAINDLNVTYPGQRGLFVKPEGFCAVDGVSLSVAPGQTFGLVGESGSGKSTVARAVLQLAPVTSGQIILNGKDVSSPKGEALKSFRREVQAVFQDPTSALNPSMTIGDAIAQVLKKHHLATGTAHEQRQEAARLLDLVQLPSAIAGRLPSELSGGQRQRIAIARALAVQPKVILCDEPTSALDVSVAGQIVNLFRDLQAETGVTYLFISHDLGTVRHISQRIGVMLQGRLVEEGPTEQVFANPQHPYTKMLVASTPVADPERQRLRADVRRNYGSAQLAPRGSEGCPFRTRCPEVMDICHSKLPEVEKITDGGQGRCHLLKQERS; encoded by the coding sequence ATGACCACGCCAATGCTCGCCATTAACGATCTGAACGTAACCTACCCCGGGCAGAGGGGGCTGTTTGTTAAGCCCGAAGGATTTTGCGCAGTTGACGGTGTCAGCTTGTCCGTAGCGCCGGGCCAAACTTTTGGGTTGGTCGGCGAGTCCGGCTCAGGCAAGTCTACGGTTGCCAGAGCCGTTCTTCAGCTGGCTCCGGTAACGTCGGGCCAAATCATATTAAACGGCAAAGACGTTTCCAGTCCCAAGGGTGAGGCGCTCAAATCATTCCGCCGTGAAGTGCAGGCTGTATTTCAAGACCCAACCTCGGCGCTCAACCCGTCCATGACAATCGGGGACGCGATCGCTCAAGTCCTTAAGAAACATCACCTCGCGACTGGCACTGCGCATGAACAGCGTCAAGAAGCGGCGCGATTGTTGGACCTCGTACAACTCCCTTCCGCGATCGCTGGGCGGCTTCCAAGCGAATTGTCAGGAGGTCAGCGGCAGCGCATTGCGATTGCCCGTGCCTTGGCTGTCCAGCCCAAGGTAATCCTGTGTGACGAACCAACCAGCGCACTCGATGTTTCTGTCGCGGGTCAGATCGTAAACCTGTTTCGCGATCTACAGGCGGAAACCGGCGTGACCTATCTGTTCATCTCCCATGATCTTGGCACCGTACGACATATCAGCCAACGCATTGGCGTGATGTTGCAAGGCCGATTGGTAGAAGAAGGTCCGACCGAACAGGTGTTCGCAAACCCGCAACACCCTTATACGAAAATGCTCGTCGCCTCGACGCCGGTGGCCGACCCTGAACGCCAACGCTTGCGCGCAGATGTGCGGCGTAACTACGGATCGGCGCAGCTCGCACCTAGAGGTTCCGAAGGCTGTCCGTTCCGGACTCGCTGTCCTGAAGTCATGGACATATGCCACAGCAAGCTCCCCGAAGTCGAAAAAATAACAGACGGCGGGCAGGGCCGTTGCCACTTACTGAAACAGGAAAGATCATGA